TTATGCTGACAAAGATAAACATATAATAAccatttatttataaatgtgtttttaagataaaaaaataattagaaatACGTTTTTTTTCCTAGACAAAACGAAAAGTATTTTACGTATTTCATCCTACACTCTAGCATGtgggaaaaaaatagaaaagaggaaaagaatagTAGAAGACAAAGGGGGGCCTCGCCCGAATTGAACGTCACCATTCACAACTTGAAGCTCAGCTTCGGCATCTCCTTCCGCTTCTGGTTTGTTCGCCAAAAACATTTACACGCACACACACACGCACGCACCAACAGCAGCAACATTCCCACTCCATCCACCTATGTCTGCTACTTCCAATCCCATTATTCCGAACTCCATCACTTCATCCAATCAAACTCCCTCAATATTAATCTCTTGAGACCAAGTTAATACTGCTTCTAATACTGCTAATACATGTACTAACACATGAATTGAGTTtttccccccctttttttttcattttaagaGGTTATACACTAAGAGAGAAATCTGTCTCTCTAGCTCACTTGTAGTGTAACTGTACAAGATTATACTTGACTTGTTATTCTTGAGCTGGGTTTTAACTGCAATTgttgatttttctaaaaaaaataatttcaaaagacTCTTTATATTACACTCCAACTTGGTAGTTATGGATGAGATGTACGACCTCCACTCTAGCGGTCATGACTATGCAGACAAGGCCTTGATCTCACCCGAGAACTTGATGATGGCTGCCGATTATAGTTACCAAAGCTTTATATCTCCATCGAACGATCATCACCGGATTCATATATATGGATCAGATGATCATGTAgctgcagcagcagcagctgcGAGTCGGTTTCAGTGTTCGGCGAGTATTTCGGAAGCTGCTTCGATCACTCCTGAAGATATCCAAAGAGGCAGCAGCAGATGCGGTTTTGGTGGTGAAGATGATATTCATGCTGCTGAGGATGCTTGCAGTGTAATCAAGGCCAAAATCGCTTCCCATCCTTCTTATCCAAAACTTCTTGATGCTTATATCGATTGCCAGAAGGTTTTTCTTCTTCAGTGCTGCACTTCTTAAGTGCTAGTAGTTTTCATTTTGACTTTGCTCTCCATTTAATGTTCCGAGCTTCCTAAGATATTTAACTATGATTATGTAGTATCAAACAAGTACTATGTTCTGGTACTAAAAATGAGGGACGGGTCATTTCTTTTGGAGGCTTGACCTAAATCGCTGAACTTTATTTGATGGTGTTACTTTATCGGGCTTTTTGGCCAAGGAAGAATAGGAAAACTACTTGGTTACATCAATGAAAAGATGTATAACATCTACAGACTTGTCAGTTCTTGATTGTGAATCCATTTGTTCCTTGTGATTCTTGAAGCATACTAGAATGATGGTCGTCTTATGTTCTGGGGTTTGTTTTTCGTTTTTTAATTACTATGACTGCTTCAGGATTAACTAATGCTGAACTACGTGTGATATGATTATTTGTGTGTTGGACGGACTTTTGTAGGTGGGAGCTCCGCCGGAAATAGCGGGTTTCTTGGATGAGATCAGGCGAGAAAACGGGGGCTTTTGTAAAGGGGACGCTATTTCCACGTGCTTGGGAGCCGATCCTGAGCTCGACGAGTTCATGGTCGGTCTGTTTGTCTCTTTATCGCCTTTATGGTTTATATACTTTAGACACTCGGGCACCTggatcatcttcttcttctccgaTTCTTGTACTCTCAATTTAAGTTTGACTTCATATTCGACTACTTATACTGCTGTTTATGTGTCTGACTTTCACTGTGGATATTTGTGTAGACGTGGTTTGAATCCTTGACTTTGGTACTGTGGTTTATTTATGTAGGAAACCTACTATGACATACTGGTGAAATACAAATCTGATCTTTCGAGACCTTTCAATGAAGCTACTACCTTCCTGAACAAGATTGAAATGCAGCTTGGCAACCTTTGTAAAGGTATGTATATATTCTGATCTCAGTTTCTCCTTTTTCACTCTCTCCCCTCTGTCTTTCTTCTTCTCATGATTGTTCGTATACCCCAGCCTGTTTACTTTTGTATCTTGTAGCAAACCTTGAGCAAAGATAATGTGAGTAGCATTCAGTTTTTCTGGAATTCTTTGAATTCCTGAATTTCGTCAGTTTAGCAATTCTGGTTAGATAGACTTACATCTTAGTCTTCTTGCTTCTTGCCTTCATTAACAAATCTAGTACATGTATTCTGGTTGATGCAAAATAGCGAGAACATATGATCAGAATTGGGATCTGGAGCAATTGCCAGGACCAGCAATAGCTTTGAAAGAATGAATTAACCCTCCATAATTGATTAAGAACTGTTTctcctctttgttttgttttgttgggTTTTGCCAAGTACGAAATTTTGGATCTTTTGTGCATTTCTTTGCCTTCTATTTTATGAGtgatatatttatttttgtggaTGGCTTGTTAAGCTATCTTGATTATCTGGTCTTTTGTTTGTTGAATTGTCAGAACCTTAATAGCAAATGGTGTTTTGGTTCATTAGATTTCTTTTTCATCCTTGCTTTTTTTGTGTTAGAGATGGTTCAAGCATGGAAACAAGCTTGTTAAGAGGAGATTTTGATTTTGACCCTTCGGAATTTCGGATGACATGATAGAGAATAATTTTTCCAATGGTCGTCCAAACCAAACCCCACTCCTCTTGCTCTTTCAGAAAAGCAATAAATAATATCTTTGAAAGTCTTTGatgattaaaaataaatttaaaaataaatttaaaaatgataaaatgataTCATTTATTTAGGTATAATGTATAGAGCAATTGTATTTTTATGTAATGGACTAACTTTTGTAGTTAGGAAGAAGTGTTCTGTGAAATAAATATCCTTCAGCTAGTTTACATTTCCATAAAGGTTTGAGTGGTTTCCTTCCAATTTTGGAATCCCAAATTGCTCGTAGGAATACAAATATTTACCTCTTTGTTTCAGCAACCTCCTCTTCATGCATGTTAAGTGATGTAAAGTGAAAGTGGGTTGCTAAACACTACTTTGGAATTCTCATCACCTCTACGTGATTACTTCTTAATCTAAGCCCAATAACTTCACATAATGCCAGCTTGTCGTCGTGGCATAGAAATTACATAAGATTTACATAAGTAATCTACGCCAATTCCAGCCTATGAGATTTGACATTGAACCGCATAATTTGGCCTAAACCGAATTAAATCAGTGAGAAGAGCCGCgccccaccaaaaaaaaaaaacaaaaaacaaagaatCAGTCACAATTAACGTGACTCTGGAAATAATTAGCTTACTTGTTCCAATACTACAGCCTACTCAATCTCCTATCTCTACTTTTATTGTTTTTCAGTTTTTCCTTCCTAAACATCATGTGGTTCGTTCATTAGTTGAGGAATATTTATGGTCATCAGTCCCTTGGTCCGAGTATCTAATTGAATCATGATTACTCTTTACATGTTACTATTTTCAAGTTAAGATTGAATAAGCTTTTTCTCCTGCATGCCCTCCCAACCAAGTGAAAGTGTCTTAATGAGTTGTCTCAACTACTGTTTCTTTCcgaaaatggaaagattttcTTGTGGTGGGAAGCGAGTGAGCATCTGAAcgttctttctctttctcttcaaTCCATGAAGTCATGcgaaatttctaaaatatgtttttttctatgaaaaagtgtatatatatatatttggaacTGGACTATAGTTGCTGCTTCTTTTTAGAAATTGATGAATCCCATGGTGACTTGGGAGTACTGTAATGGTTTCCTAAAAAATATTAGTTACCCAGAGATGGATCCTTATGCACAACCTTTCTTCCGTTATTTCCCCAAGTAGGACTATTGATACTTGTGGTCTGTAATGATGTCAGGTTACTTTGCAGAGTGTCAAGTTCCAATAATAAAAATGTTTTGGCTGAGCATGTATTGAAGATAAGAATCAAACGTGGGAACTgtcaaataaagtcaagtaGGTGTGTTGTTAAGCCAAGTATTGTTTGAGACCAAGTTCTTTGAATTCGCAATAATTGTTTGGAGAAGGTTATATGGTCTGTGAGACACACAGCTCATTTGATCCTCATTCGCATTTCAAGGTAGTAGTGGTCGCATTAGTAGTTGTGCGTGCATTCAGTTTCCCAAGCTTGCCTGACAGCATAGCTTGTATGGGCCTTTGTATGAAGAGATTTTCTACCTCTGCCTCTCTCGCGTCTAAATATTTGTTAGCGCAATCGTCACACATTCATTGCGGTGGCTCCTGAGCTCTCTTTTGGCAGAAGTGTTTGCTAATTGGACCAATTAATTAGCAGACATGTCGTGTAGGCCGAACCTGTGCTGAAGTAATTAATCTGGTAAAAATCTCACCCTCGACTAATACAAAAACCTAGGTATCAGGTGTAAAGCTAgggcttttttcttttccatcttTAGGCAAAAGCAAGTGGATGTCATGGCATGTATTTGTTATGCCTTTGGAACCACCATTGACGTGAATTCTGATGAATAAAGTAGTGATGCCCAAGTAGAAAAGCTGCAGTTTAAGGTATGGGTTTATTGATGGATGCTAACAAgtattctttttagtttttgaAAGTACAAAATAACTTTTCGGTGATGCTGAATCATTTGTGGCTGGCCTGGTCTGTGCTCTTTGTTTCCTTGGCTGATGCTCCAGTTGTTAAATGTTACTTAGTATTTTTATCTGCTAATATTGAGATGCTAAGGAGGCGTCAACGTTGTGTTATGTTGGCACATCCTCACGTGCTTAGATTGTTTAAATTTCAGATATGCCTACCTGCCCTGATGCTATTTCAAGGCGTCCTTTATCACTTTCTGTCCGGTTAATGATGTCCAAAATTCTTGTTTTTTCCCCTCTCTCGGGTCTCTtattattctttctttttctttttttttttttgcgttttATGGTTTGATAATTGACATAGATATAGGAAGGAAGTTGTTGTCAGTGCAGTTGGTTGTACTAGGTTAAatgcacccaaaaaaaaaaaaaccctttggAGTGGGAACCAGGAATTATGAGAGTGGTCTGGAAATTTGGTCGCGAATGCATTGGCAGGCCCGTAGCTGTATTCTTCTTCTGTTTACCTTCCTAGATTTTTCTTTGGAATGAGTTCTTGGGATATTTCTCATATTCTCCGGTCAATTTTGTGTGTCGCGtctttaaatattaaaaaaaaaaaaaagattctgaGGGGATAATTGCTACGTAAGAAAGTTCTTGGCCAAGtttctcatttattttttaaggGTCACTTTGGAATCTACCTGCACCTGCAGGAAACCTTTTCTCTGTATACGAACGCTTGTTCTGGTTCCTTGCGTAGACTCACGGTTACAGGTGTAAGATGTATTAAGACCAAGGTTAAGCTCTTCTCTTCTTCAACCAAAATGACTCTCGTTTCGTTTAAAATATCTACGACGAGGCTGGTCATAGCGTCCAATTATACGGTCATTTTCTTGACTGGATTGGCATTTAGGGCACGGCGGACGCTGGTTGTTGGTGCCTATCATCGTTCAAGTAATAAGAACAAGGTTAAATTGCAGCTGGTGGATCGGTGGTGCTTCACTCGAGTGAATGATAAAATGATATTCGTTTTCTACGAGGGTGGGGCTTGGATCATGGATGATGATATGAGGTTTGTGGGGTTGTGGCCCTTGACCTTTGTGGGGTAAGGAAAGGCTTTAATGGAAAGCCCCGGATAGGGCGGGTGGTCGAGGTTCACATGGACTCCCGTAGTTCGCGCTGCGAACCAGCTTTCGAAGCATTCTAAGACGCATAAAACACACGCACACACGCACTTGGCAGTGCGCActgagagggagagggagagggagagggagagggagagggatgTGGACTGCGGACTACGGAGTGGAGGGGGTGcttccttccttccttgttttctttctctctctttttctacCTGTGGCTGGCGATATATGCATGCAAGGTTGGGTAGTGGGGGTCAAATCTAGGGGAGGGCCGCAGGGGACAATTGTCCAGTCAGTCGTACTCATGGGTCTCTGTGCCTTCTTCATTAACAGCTGCTCTCTTTTAGATATTGTGGAACTTTGATCTCAATTAATTTGCTTCTAGGCCTGCCTTGCTTGTGGATCCCTCCTCAACGAATATTTTTTCTCTGGGGATTCGaagatatttttattaatttctcaaattttttttacactTCCTTCATTCTGCCTTTTTGAGttgttattatttttctttcttaaagAAAATAATCAATTTTCTTTCTTACAAATGTTGTGTTATTAATTTGTGTGGAAAGTGAATTTCCTTTATATTGCTTGAGTGGGATGCTATTACCCAAAAtaagcattttttttaattgaagttttgcGGCAAATATTTCTGGATTAGGGTTTTGTGACTCTAGAACTGCTCAAAACTCTTTAATAAATGTGTGGAGAATTGTATTTAAACTAAGTATTGATACTACTAGTGTTGTCTAGATTGAGAATTTGTGCTACATATATGAAGTTTGATCATCTTGAAAAGTTCAAGGATGGGAGTTATTagcttattaattttttaatgcATGGCGTATTTGCTAAAagttccccctttttttttttttatggcattGCCTAAATTTTCTGAGGTTAATGCATGGTTGTTCATTGTGTTCTTTCCGGTTACTTCTTCTTGGTCTGAGATTAATTGCTCATTTTTTTTGAACTATATGCAAGCTTCAGGCCAAATATGCcgttcaaattttctttttggtccttctgcatttttcctttttataattTTTCTGGGGTCATTTCCCATTTAATCAACTACTAAGAAATATTAAATAGTACAGCTCTTGAGGAGAACGTCATAGACATTTTACATGAACCCAAGCAAACTTTTCTATTTTTCGAATGCaagaatgggaaaaaaaaaataagaagagaCAAATGCATGGTTAAAAGCTAAATGTGAGGACTCTTccgtattttttttaatctgttATAGGTTTCTTTTAAGTAATGGTATATAGAGTGTGTTTAGATAGTAGATTATCTGGGataagtttttgaaaaaaaaaaaaattgtaatatTTTTGTGACGTGGTATatttgagataaaaagatggttaaaaaatatgttgatgTTGCGAGTAAATAAAATTTGAAGAATAATCTAATATCTAAGTAAATAATTTTTGGACTAGAGTGAGACAAAGGGAAGGAGCCAGTGATTGAGTGGGAAAGAAATACAACAATTTGTTTTGGATGAGTGATGGGTCTTGTTGAATTTCCTAGGAATAATAATAAGGTCACAGTGTTGAATTTCCGTGGGGGGCTTGGCTTTAGATTCACTGAGATGCTCGAATAATTATCCATGCTTTGATGGTCGTAATGTCTTATCAAACTCTGCAAAAACTGACTTGGATACGACTCCACAACTGAAgccagaaaagaaaaagggaaagagagGAGGAAAAACCAATGAAGATGCAGCTCTTGGGCTTCATTCAAGTATGACTGGAGCAGTACCATGATCATTATTGCTTTCGATCTAAAACAATAGTCAAGAAATTTTCAGGCCACCGATAAAACAACTCTAATCTTCCTTTAGGGTGGTCAAAGTTATTTGATGTAGCAAGCAGCAGGACAGGAGAAATGTATGGTTTTATAATTAGAAGCATAACTGATGGTCCGAGGATTGATTCTTTAACTACATTGAAATCTTCACCTCACCGCCACTTTATATCATCAAACCGATGTCATAATGGCCAACCAACTGTGTATATATGTTTGATTAGTTTGAATTGGAGTTGAGCAATTTGGATCTCACGGTTGCATTTTATGTATTTGCAAATTAATGACGGTATGTGGGCAGATGATGGTGCAGTATCATCAGACGATGAACTAAGTGGTGTGGAGACAGATGTGCAAGATTCCCAAACAAAAGCTGAAGACCGAGAACTCAAGGAAACGCTATTGCGTAAATATGGAAATCACATAAGCAGCTTAAAATTGGAATTctcaaagaagaaaaagaaaggaaagcttcCCAAGGAGGCCAGGCAGATCTTACTTGAATGGTGGAATGTTCACTACAAATGGCCGTACCCAACTGTGAGTATTGCACATCTCTTTTGGACTAGCTTGTTAAATTACTGTATCTTgttttcgatttttttttttatttttttatttttgactgGGCtggagtattattattatttttcatcatCTTGAACGTCTAGGAAGCTGATAAAATTTCGCTGGCTGAATCAACCGGACTTGATCAGAAGCAGATTAACAATTGGTTCATTAACCAGAGGAAGCGGCATTGGAAACCCTCCGAGAATATGCAGTTAGCTGTTATGGATAGTCTGTCTGGACAATTTTTTGCTGATGACTAAggtttttcttttgtaataCATTTTCACATTTATGCTTGTTTTCTGGGAAATGCTTTGTTCATGTATATTCATGTGGATGAACTAATTGATGAAAGGACGCTCTAGTTCTTTTCCAAAATAAACTCTCTCATTTCTCTCCTCAATAAACTCTCACACTCTCACTGTTTCCAAAGAACTAAAATGAGAatctagtatttttttttttttttttcattttgagtTAGTATTCATTGAACAGATGATCCTTGTAATTTAACTGAAAGTTTAATTACGACACGTTCATAAATATAGGTTTGTGTAGGTAGTGAAAGTTTGTGTTAATACACTTTTGTAAATATTAAGTTTGGAAAAAAATCTCATATAACGTACGCTCTTCAAGTAAACGCCCTTTTTTCAGTCTTCAAATGACTTTTAATTCGTCTCAGAAAAAATTTGTGTACATGGGTGCATATTTTATTGGGATTGATTTTTATGCACTATCAGtatagagatttttttttacacGAGCAGATGTAAATGAATGCCACAATATTTAttgtttaaattttaaatttattttttgttcatGTGTCATAAATTTATAACTGCTGGGTTAAACAAAAATCTCTATACTGATAGCGTATATAATATTATTCGCCTAATATATTTTAATAACTATCCTTCCAAGTTCCAACTGTCACTAGTTCGTGATTTAAAGTATGCGCTCTACTTTCCTAATTTTATGCTtaataaaataagtaaattttatatatattgatagtGTAAATATTATCACGGTTAAATTAATATTATTTGTGTAAAaatctaattttaaaatttatattttacataattattatttatttaacgTTAACACTATCAGTATAGGAAAAATTAGTCTTAATAAAATACATAAAGGTGTATATCAAAATGAGAAGCGCGGGTAAAAAGGGGTGGAAATTCAGAGTGGGATCTGGGCCGCGGACTCTTGCGATCAGGTGTTGTGGATTGAGAACATTGGTTCTACAGATTTGGGCCACTAGTTGCGGAGCGGAACACGAAGGATAGTGTTCAACAGGAAAGAACACGGTACTGAAGTTGGCCCTTTGTGGCCCAGTAACAGGGCCTTCTTTACCGGACACCCGGATGAAGAAAAACAGGCACTGTAGCAAGAGCACATGGATAATGCGATAATGTCAGCAGCATCGCTCCACCGGACTCTTCCCGCGCTACCAGGGCAGCACTCCCGACCAGTTTTCCGGTCCAAAACCCGTCTGGTCCGATGCTCCAACGAGCGCCAGGTGCTTTTTGATCGCATTGCTCCTGTCTATGACAACGTAAGCCCCCCAAACTACCTCCTCCACGGTAAAATTACTCGTTACATTTCTGCATATTTGTGGTCAAATGGgttccttttgttttgatttttgtgcATGTATATTTTGTAGCTGAATGACTTGTTGACTGTTGGTCAGCACCGGATATGGAAAAGAATGGCTATTTCTTGGAGTGGGTATGGCCCCAATTTCTTGAATTTAGTTGTAGCTCTTTTGTGCGCTAGCTATCTGTATAATTgttaaaaattgaatttttttggtTGGTGTTTTCGATGCAGAGCAAAAAAGGGAGATAATGTGTTGGATGTATGTTGTGGAACTGGAGATTTAGCTTTTCTTCTATGCGATAAAGTTGGACCTACTGGCAAGGTTTGGCATTTATTTCTTTTCgagcaaaatttttgaagtcGCTAAGGTTCATATGCTTAATCCTAGTGGGAAAAAACCACATGAGGTGAACTTGTTCAtgccctttttttcttttttggtctcccttaaaccaaaattttcgTGCGTAAGAGGCTTCCATTTGCATCCTTTCTGAGTTGTCTTTTATTTTCCCCCAAACAAAGATGCATTATTAGATGGAAATGTTTTACTATATTTCTAACACTGTGGCCCTTCCCTTTATGATTGATTTATCTCTCAAATACATGTTGCTATTTATCTGTCTTTGGTTCGACACTGTCCACGACATCATAGGTTTCATTATTCTCCTAACTCAAATTTGTCCATCTTTATCAGTTCTGTTTCCCTTTTGGCGTGTTATATTCCATAACCCATCATCCTTCATATTTCTTGAGCTTGCAGGTGGTTGGTCTTGATTTCTCAAAGGAGCAGTTATTGATTGCATCTTCCCGACAGCATTCACAATCAAAGACTTGTTACGAAAATATCAAGTGAGCATTGGTAATTGTACTTCCCATATTTAAATCGTAAACTTACAGAAGGAAGGCTTCTATACAAAAAGTTCTTTGAAGTTTTCCTCCACATCTGCAATTGTGCCCTTCAACTACTTAGCAAACTACAAAAGACTGGCTGAGTAACGTCGTCACGAAATTTGAGTTTATGTTCAGATTCTATAAGCATATGCTGGATTCTTTTCCATTCAGTGAATTTTTGGTGTTGCGAACAAATAATATGTTTTGTAGCATATCGTAGGTGGATCGAGGGCAACGCAATTGATTTACCATTTCCGGAATCTTCCTTTGATGCTGTTACTATTGGCTATGGACTACGAAATGTGGTAGATAGGCTTAAAGTATTAGAGGAGGTATGTCGAGTTCTAAAACCAGGGTCCAAAGTATCTGCTCTTGACTTCAACAAGAGCACTAATCCCTTCAGCACCTCCTTTCAGGTATGTCTTGCATGCAGAGTACTCAATGTAAAATAAAACCAGGATGGATTGTACCCTTTTCATTCATCCTTCTCCCTCTAAACTTACAGAGTTGATTCTTAGAATGATCAAGAATTTGTATGCTGTAAATGCTGACGTCTCATCTTACAACCTAGTAAAAATTAATCCTGAATCGTAATGCATGAAATCGTACTTTACTTAACTTCAAACATCATGGATGGTTCTGCTGAGTATTTTATTTGAGATTTGCAGTGTGTTCTTGAGATCTGACTCAGTTTTTCATCTTGAGAATTGATGCCGTGTCCTTCATGGAAGTGAAGTTGCAGTTTCGTAGATGTATCCATACTCATTGCCACTGATTGTACTTTTCGGTTTCTATATCCTTAGGAATGGATGATTGATTATGTTGTTGTTCCAGCAGCTGATATTTATGGCCTTGCAAATGAGTACAGATACTTGAAAAGGTCAATAAATGAGTTTTTAACAGGTTTGTCATCTGCATATACTGCTTTAGATCTTTTTAATAAAGTCTAGGATAACAATATTGATTTCAACTTAATTCTTGTGGAAGTAGTTGtactttttcttgttttttgtcAGAAACTTTAGCCTTACAATGAAGTTAGATGATTGCTTGCTAAAATTTTTCGCTTTAGTATCTCGTGATGTCTGTATAATTAATATGCAGGAAAGGAGTTAGAGAGGCTTGCGTTGAATGCAGGCTTTTCTAGTGCAAAACATTTTGAAACTGGTGGAGGACTCATGGGGAACTTGGTAGCTGTACGATAAGGATACATTCCCTAATTCCTCTCGTCAGTGAGAGGTATATGGCtcttgatttttgcattttttttagttgatGCAGTGGCTCggaattttggaaaattttccacgTCTAGCTCTGATATGTGTATTTTGAATGGTAAATCGCAAGTGGCTACTGTAGTTGTAGCATTTGCTTGTAATTTTACGGATTTTGCGGGTGTCCTTGACAATGATAAAAAGACAGATATAATGTATGTGAAATTAAAAGCCGGACAATGATAAATGCTAGCTGCAGCTACGTTCAAATATTCTGTGTTGGACCTGGCCTTCATGCCTATGAAATTATAAAGGAATACAAACAATGATAGTCTCAGTTGGCCACCGGGGAGGGACCTTTGCCCGCCTTGTGTGTAGGCAAGGGTTTGAAACCTCTTGCCTGCATTTTTCGTTCAGGATTTCTTGGACCATTTTCGGAGGTGGTTTAGTTCCTTTCGAGTTCTCAATAGCTTAGTTGGGTTCCATCCCATCCCCCCCTGGTATAAGATCATTTGTAAAATGTTGtcctcgaaaaaaaaaatgatagtgAACGAAGGAAGATCGAACGAAAATGTAATGACAATTTTGCTAGCAAGCTGGACAATACACACTCAAAGAAGTTTGCGACAGTCACAAACACAAACACAAATTTTACAAGAAAAGGCGTATGCTTGATTTATTAAAACTCTAGTATGTACAAAAAGGATAAGATTTCTAAAGTAAAGAATCAAAACCAAAATTCATGATGGTATCTCCTAGCGCGAATCCATATGTGCCCCCTCTATAATGAAATCACTCAATATGCGTGtcttattcttccttttttttttttatttgttcaaaTCTGGGTATGTAGGCATTTACTTGCACTTCATAACAGAAGCTCACCTCCAATTGCATTGAAAACTTGAACGGAGGAAATAGTGCATATTCGTCTCCAGTGACAGCAACTTCAGTGGCCCAGAGATGGATGCAATGATGATGCTATATAGCTTATTCGACGAGTCCACGGGTTTCAAACGCTCTTCGGATGTCACCTGGGGTAGAACGAACTGTGGGACAAGCTGGCATTCGAAGCAGAATCACCATGTCTGAAGGGGTGATGTGGGTTCTCAAATGTGTCATTGAGTTCCATAGTACTCTCATCTATAAAAGGTGGGTTCGTGGGTGTAGGGAGTTGTTCATCCTTCTTAG
This portion of the Coffea eugenioides isolate CCC68of chromosome 11, Ceug_1.0, whole genome shotgun sequence genome encodes:
- the LOC113753203 gene encoding 2-phytyl-1,4-beta-naphthoquinone methyltransferase, chloroplastic isoform X2 produces the protein MAISWSGAKKGDNVLDVCCGTGDLAFLLCDKVGPTGKVVGLDFSKEQLLIASSRQHSQSKTCYENIKWIEGNAIDLPFPESSFDAVTIGYGLRNVVDRLKVLEEVCRVLKPGSKVSALDFNKSTNPFSTSFQEWMIDYVVVPAADIYGLANEYRYLKRSINEFLTGKELERLALNAGFSSAKHFETGGGLMGNLVAVR
- the LOC113751068 gene encoding homeobox protein knotted-1-like 6; the protein is MDEMYDLHSSGHDYADKALISPENLMMAADYSYQSFISPSNDHHRIHIYGSDDHVAAAAAAASRFQCSASISEAASITPEDIQRGSSRCGFGGEDDIHAAEDACSVIKAKIASHPSYPKLLDAYIDCQKVGAPPEIAGFLDEIRRENGGFCKGDAISTCLGADPELDEFMETYYDILVKYKSDLSRPFNEATTFLNKIEMQLGNLCKDDGAVSSDDELSGVETDVQDSQTKAEDRELKETLLRKYGNHISSLKLEFSKKKKKGKLPKEARQILLEWWNVHYKWPYPTEADKISLAESTGLDQKQINNWFINQRKRHWKPSENMQLAVMDSLSGQFFADD
- the LOC113753203 gene encoding 2-phytyl-1,4-beta-naphthoquinone methyltransferase, chloroplastic isoform X1; amino-acid sequence: MDNAIMSAASLHRTLPALPGQHSRPVFRSKTRLVRCSNERQVLFDRIAPVYDNLNDLLTVGQHRIWKRMAISWSGAKKGDNVLDVCCGTGDLAFLLCDKVGPTGKVVGLDFSKEQLLIASSRQHSQSKTCYENIKWIEGNAIDLPFPESSFDAVTIGYGLRNVVDRLKVLEEVCRVLKPGSKVSALDFNKSTNPFSTSFQEWMIDYVVVPAADIYGLANEYRYLKRSINEFLTGKELERLALNAGFSSAKHFETGGGLMGNLVAVR